The Solanum stenotomum isolate F172 unplaced genomic scaffold, ASM1918654v1 scaffold12571, whole genome shotgun sequence genome segment ATGGCAACATGATAAAAGTTGATGATATCTCTTCCCAAATAAACTTATAACACCAAGTTAAAGACAATCTTCTAAGTGATTTTGGAAAAACAAATATCTTGATGGGGTCTTCCAAAGAACCTTTCCAGTAAAACTTGAATGTCTCAAGTTTTGTCAAGCTGGACATATCCAAGGGATGATCTGGAATATTGTTTCGTACTCTAAAATGTAAACGAATGATCAATCTCTTTAGATTGGGAGTGCTAGAAATGACTTCATTTGTACAACTAGAGTAACAAATACCGTAAAGTTCCTCTAGATTTGGCATCCCCATCACAAGATTGTTATCTATTCTAGGACTTGGTAAATAAGTGGCTCCCCCTAAACGTATATACCTCAAGTTCTTCAACATCCATATCTTCCTAGTTAAAGTTGTCCCTGAAGAATGACCATCACAAACTAGAGTTTGCAAATTCAGAAGCTGTGAGATTGATTGAGGAATATTACCCAAACATGGAACTTGGAGATATCTCAAATGAAATAACTTTGTAATCACAAGTGGAAATGAGCCGAACCAGACAGGGAAGATGGCCAATACCCTGAGACGGTTGAAACAAGAGAAAAATCCATGTATTATAGGATCATGACGGTAGATGGGCAATATAGGGAGAAGCCTAATACGGGGTTCAAAAGGTAGATCCAAGTAAGAAAAGCAGTAGATAGATCTGGCTACAGGGGGTAAGAGCTTATGACCATCCTTAATATACTTTTGAATACTGAAGCGACGAAAATTAGGCTTTTGTGCTGGTGACAATGGAGTTCTCACAACATGCATAAACTTTGTCATTTCAGCTTCTATCAAACAGAACTCACGCAGCAGATCATGTATTCCGCATGCTTTTACCTCACCattgaatcttttttt includes the following:
- the LOC125850008 gene encoding putative late blight resistance protein homolog R1B-23, with amino-acid sequence MARKKRFNGEVKACGIHDLLREFCLIEAEMTKFMHVVRTPLSPAQKPNFRRFSIQKYIKDGHKLLPPVARSIYCFSYLDLPFEPRIRLLPILPIYRHDPIIHGFFSCFNRLRVLAIFPVWFGSFPLVITKLFHLRYLQVPCLGNIPQSISQLLNLQTLVCDGHSSGTTLTRKIWMLKNLRYIRLGGATYLPSPRIDNNLVMGMPNLEELYGICYSSCTNEVISSTPNLKRLIIRLHFRVRNNIPDHPLDMSSLTKLETFKFYWKGSLEDPIKIFVFPKSLRRLSLTWCYKFIWEEISSTFIMLPYLEELKLKYCRAEDDIWRLTDKDIFRSLKLLLLSYPNLKGWEASSDNFPNLKRLVLKKCRDLQEIPTDFVEICTLESIELHDCTTTAEESVRNIEQEREDMGYNILKVYIHNRH